From the genome of Alphaproteobacteria bacterium:
TTGACCTTGGTCTCGGCCACCTCGAAGGTGTAGACGCCGCAGACGCCGACCCCTTTCTGATGCACGTGCAGCATCACGGCCGTGGCTTCTTCCTGGTTCTTGCGGAAGATGTGCTTGAGCACCTGGACCACGAACTCCATGGGCGTGTAGTCGTCATTGAGCAGCAGCACCCGGTACATCGAGGGCTTCTTGGTCTTGGCCCGCGACTTGGTGACGACGGCCGTGCCGGTATCGTCGTCG
Proteins encoded in this window:
- the clpS gene encoding ATP-dependent Clp protease adapter ClpS; this encodes MANRRDQRHISDDDDTGTAVVTKSRAKTKKPSMYRVLLLNDDYTPMEFVVQVLKHIFRKNQEEATAVMLHVHQKGVGVCGVYTFEVAETKVNQVVDTARRNQHPLQCTMEKE